In the Plodia interpunctella isolate USDA-ARS_2022_Savannah chromosome 6, ilPloInte3.2, whole genome shotgun sequence genome, one interval contains:
- the Sec24AB gene encoding protein transport protein Sec24A isoform X1, which translates to MSNLPPNPYNIPGAPPTNANPRQPTFGNNPVPLSQLPPSYSGLKQDTNSNSPVHGVQNSVIQNVNHLNQSASSSPAFNHPGMMPPLHPGPQPSPVGPPLKSTMSPSPNIQQHFNSASPRTVSNVNQSPVPYNFLPQQRQINDNAPPLVPSSQSKQPLTNGPPLSSLGPVSQPQYPVSTSSFSPVGMMPPSTTAGLPPINPAYGPPLAKPPGPQGQINQPNVSLPNTQFSGPPRNSPLISGPPLNGPSSNTDQHVPPISGSLLGPRPTGVNGTNFGLQQGPPLPGNKFGSSGPASNFQSTPMAPVSGPPKGPPVSGAPFQSYLGPQRNGPSGPMSPPGPILPPNFSGPPNLPRNQPVGSQSLPPMGQMGPPSGPLGPPSGPMGPPKAPVGLLSGPMSPPTGPLGPPSGPMGLQSGPMGPPRSMPQSGPMVANVPQMPLGTSGHLNGPPGQPSNLPPAPVSLPPGPSMSNIQNRYPQMPQGNFVSQQPQSMGKQYAQYPNQGLTQQMGQLSVTKQGFDQLWGHHMVDLLQCRHILPEYPEDPPEIRLGHQFAESPNCSPDIFRCTINKIPDTNSLLQKSRLPLGILIHPFKDLNHLPVIQCSTIVRCRACRTYINPFVYFVDSKRWKCNLCYRVNDLPEEFQYDPVSKSYGEPSRRPEVRSATIEFIAPGEYMLRPPQPAVYLFLLDVSLIARESGYLQVVCETIKNNLDDLPGDARTQIGFICYDAHIHYYLMGEGLTRPKEMTVLDIDDVFLPSPESLVVNVGERRELIRELLGVLGARHSAPAAPGSSACALGAALQAAYKLMAPTGGRITVFQTCLPNVGPGALQPREDPNARSSKDVAHLNPATDFYKRLALDCSGAQIAVDLFLLNSQYSDLATLSGMSKFSAGTVYHIPLFRASRSWQAQQLSRTLQRYLTRKIGFEAVMRVRCTRGISIHTFHGNFFVRSTDLLSLPNVSPDAGFGMQLSIDEALSDLQQVCFQAALLYTSSKGERRIRVHTLALPIASNLTDVLHAADQQCIIGLLSKMAVDRCASASMSEAKEALMNVAVDALSAYRLAQNLSAGAHSAALHAPASLRLLPLYLLALLKRKAFRTGTSTRLDDRVADMCDMKTLPLGALLRAVYPDLYPLHSLRDHVSAPQPGDDDCAAADPPRLHLSAERINATGAYLLDDGETMIIYICHAVSAAFLSDTFGVTAFSQLVDEARSLPKIDSEGNVLLHEFIDKLNEDRPYASNILVLKDNSPSRQVFTERLVDDRVESAFSYYEFLQHVKSQVK; encoded by the exons ATGTCCAACTTGCCTCCGAACCCATATAATATCCCGGGGGCGCCTCCTACGAATGCGAACCCCAGGCAGCCGACGTTCGGTAACAATCCTGTGCCATTGAGTCAACTGCCGCCGAGTTACTCTGGACTGAAGCAGGACACAAATTCTAATAGTCCTGTCCATGGAGTTCAAAACAGTGTGATACAAAATGTGAATCATTTAAATCAAAGTGCTAGTAGTTCTCCTGCTTTTAATCACCCCGGAATGATGCCTCCACTTCATCCAGGCCCGCAGCCCTCTCCTGTGGGACCTCCCTTAAAATCAACAATGTCACCAAGTCCTAACATtcaacaacattttaattcagCCAGTCCAAGAACAGTGTCTAATGTTAATCAATCCCCAGTACCTTACAACTTTCTGCCACAGCAGCGTCAAATTAATGACAATGCACCTCCTCTAGTTCCTTCTAGTCAATCCAAGCAGCCACTTACAAATGGTCCTCCATTAAGTTCTCTTGGACCTGTCTCTCAACCTCAATACCCTGTATCAACCAGCTCCTTTAGTCCTGTGGGTATGATGCCACCTTCAACTACTGCAGGACTGCCCCCAATTAATCCAGCATATGGACCACCATTGGCTAAGCCTCCTGGACCACAAGGACAAATCAATCAGCCAAATGTATCACTGCCTAATACTCAGTTTTCTGGACCGCCAAGAAATAGTCCATTGATATCAGGCCCTCCTTTAAATGGACCTTCAAGCAATACAGATCAACATGTACCTCCAATATCTGGTTCTCTGTTAGGACCTAGACCTACAGGAGTAAATGGAACAAATTTTGGATTGCAACAAGGGCCACCATTGCCTGGTAATAAATTTGGATCGTCTGGACCTGCAAGTAATTTTCAATCTACTCCTATGGCTCCAGTGAGTGGACCTCCGAAGGGCCCTCCAGTGAGTGGTGCTCCATTTCAGTCATATCTAGGCCCTCAAAGAAATGGGCCGTCTGGACCTATGAGTCCACCAGGGCCTATATTGCCACCAAATTTTAGTGGACCACCAAATCTCCCTAGAAATCAACCTGTAGGTTCTCAGAGTTTGCCTCCAATGGGGCAGATGGGACCTCCAAGTGGACCTTTAGGCCCACCAAGTGGTCCAATGGGGCCTCCAAAAGCACCTGTGGGCTTATTAAGTGGACCCATGAGTCCTCCTACTGGTCCTTTGGGTCCTCCAAGTGGTCCCATGGGCTTGCAAAGTGGTCCTATGGGCCCTCCAAGATCTATGCCCCAAAGTGGACCTATGGTTGCAAATGTACCACAAATGCCACTTGGAACTTCTGGACATCTAAATGGGCCTCCTGGACAGCCAAGCAACTTACCTCCTGCACCTGTCAGTTTACCACCCGGACCTTCAATGAGCAACATACAGAACCGTTATCCACAAATGCCACAGGGTAATTTTGTGAGCCAGCAACCCCAAAGTATGGGAAAACAATATGCCCAGTATCCAAACCAGGGATTGACACAGCAAATGGGCCAGTTAAGTGTTACGAAACAAGGTTTTGATCAGCTGTGGGGTCATCACATGGTGGACTTGCTCCAATGCAGACACATATTACCAGAGTACCCTGAAGATCCCCCGGAAATACGGCTTGGACATCAGTTTGCTGAGTCACCCAACTGCAGTCCAGA cATATTCCGATGTACTATCAATAAAATTCCGGATACAAATAGTCTTCTACAGAAATCGAGATTGCCTCTTGGTATCCTCATACATCCATTTAAGGATTTAAAT CATTTGCCGGTGATCCAGTGCTCGACCATCGTCCGGTGCCGCGCCTGTCGGACTTACATAAACCCGTTCGTGTATTTTGTGGATTCCAAGCGGTGGAAATGCAACCTGTGTTACAGGGTCAATGACT TGCCGGAGGAGTTCCAGTACGACCCGGTCAGCAAGTCGTACGGCGAACCGTCGCGGCGGCCGGAGGTGCGCTCGGCCACCATCGAGTTCATCGCCCCCGGCGAGTACATGCTGCGCCCGCCGCAGCCCGCCGTCTATCTCTTTCTGTTGGACGTCTCGCTCATCGCCAGGGAGTCCGGGTATCTACAG GTGGTATGCGAaacaataaagaataatttagACGATCTACCGGGCGATGCGCGCACGCAGATCGGCTTCATATGTTACGACGCGCACATTCACTACTATCTGATGGGCGAGGGTCTCACCAGGCCTAAGGAGATGACTGTTCTTGATATCGATG ACGTGTTCCTCCCGTCTCCGGAGTCGTTGGTAGTGAACGTGGGGGAGCGGCGGGAACTGATCCGGGAGCTGTTGGGGGTGTTGGGTGCCCGGCACTCCGCCCCTGCGGCGCCCGGCAGCTCCGCGTGCGCCCTAGGGGCTGCCTTACAAGCCGCGTATAAACTGATG GCTCCCACGGGAGGAAGGATCACAGTCTTCCAAACATGTTTGCCAAACGTGGGTCCCGGGGCTTTACAGCCCAG GGAGGACCCGAACGCTCGTTCGTCAAAAGACGTGGCCCACCTCAACCCGGCCACGGACTTCTACAAGCGGCTGGCGCTGGACTGCAGCGGGGCGCAAATCGCTGTCGACTTGTTCCTACTCAACTCACAATATTCTGACTTGGCTACTCTCA GCGGCATGAGTAAATTCAGCGCGGGCACTGTGTACCACATACCCCTGTTCCGCGCGTCGCGCAGCTGGCAGGCGCAGCAGCTGAGCCGGACGCTGCAGCGCTACCTCACCAGGAAGATCGGCTTCGAGGCCGTGATGAGGGTGCGCTGCACTCG GGGCATATCGATCCACACATTCCACGGCAACTTCTTCGTGCGGTCGACGGACCTGCTGTCGCTGCCCAACGTGTCCCCGGACGCGGGCTTCGGCATGCAGCTCAGCATTGACGAGGCTCTGTCCGACCTGCAGCAGGTCTGCTTCCAGGCCGCCTTGCTGTATACCAGCAGTAAAG GCGAGCGAAGGATACGAGTGCACACACTGGCGTTACCGATAGCCAGCAATTTGACTGACGTGCTACACGCAGCCGACCAACAATGTATCATCGGATTACTTAGTAAAATGG CCGTGGATAGATGCGCGTCGGCGTCGATGTCGGAAGCGAAAGAGGCGTTGATGAATGTGGCGGTCGACGCGTTGTCCGCTTACAGACTGGCGCAGAACCTGTCCGCGGGCGCGCACAGCGCGGCGCTGCATGCGCCCGCGTCGCTGCGGCTGCTGCCGCTCTATCTCCTAGCTCTACTCAAGAGG AAAGCGTTCCGCACGGGTACGTCGACGCGGCTGGACGACCGCGTGGCGGACATGTGCGACATGAAGACGCTACCGCTGGGCGCGCTGCTGCGGGCCGTGTACCCGGACCTGTACCCGCTGCACAGTCTCCGCGACCACGTGTCCGCGCCGCAGCCCGGCGACGACGACTGTGCCGCGGCTGATCCGCCTCGGCTGCATCTCTCTGCTGAGAG AATAAACGCAACAGGCGCTTACCTTTTGGACGATGGAGAAACGATGATAATCTATATATGCCACGCCGTTAGTGCCGCCTTCCTATCGGATACGTTCGGAGTTACTGCCTTCAGCCAACTCGTGGATGAGGCGAGGAGCTTGCCCAAGATAGATTCTGAAGGAAACGTGCTGCTTCACGAGTTCATTGACAAGCTGAATGAAGATAGACCTTATGCGTCCAATATTCTTGTATTGAA AGACAACTCCCCATCCCGGCAAGTATTCACTGAGCGATTGGTCGACGACCGAGTGGAGTCCGCGTTCTCGTATTACGAGTTCCTGCAACACGTCAAGTCTCAAGTGAAATGA
- the Sec24AB gene encoding protein transport protein Sec24B isoform X2, translated as MIFLFLCSHQQTDTNEEILQRKQVATKHLPVIQCSTIVRCRACRTYINPFVYFVDSKRWKCNLCYRVNDLPEEFQYDPVSKSYGEPSRRPEVRSATIEFIAPGEYMLRPPQPAVYLFLLDVSLIARESGYLQVVCETIKNNLDDLPGDARTQIGFICYDAHIHYYLMGEGLTRPKEMTVLDIDDVFLPSPESLVVNVGERRELIRELLGVLGARHSAPAAPGSSACALGAALQAAYKLMAPTGGRITVFQTCLPNVGPGALQPREDPNARSSKDVAHLNPATDFYKRLALDCSGAQIAVDLFLLNSQYSDLATLSGMSKFSAGTVYHIPLFRASRSWQAQQLSRTLQRYLTRKIGFEAVMRVRCTRGISIHTFHGNFFVRSTDLLSLPNVSPDAGFGMQLSIDEALSDLQQVCFQAALLYTSSKGERRIRVHTLALPIASNLTDVLHAADQQCIIGLLSKMAVDRCASASMSEAKEALMNVAVDALSAYRLAQNLSAGAHSAALHAPASLRLLPLYLLALLKRKAFRTGTSTRLDDRVADMCDMKTLPLGALLRAVYPDLYPLHSLRDHVSAPQPGDDDCAAADPPRLHLSAERINATGAYLLDDGETMIIYICHAVSAAFLSDTFGVTAFSQLVDEARSLPKIDSEGNVLLHEFIDKLNEDRPYASNILVLKDNSPSRQVFTERLVDDRVESAFSYYEFLQHVKSQVK; from the exons ATGATCTTTTTATTCCTTTGTTCTCATCAACAGACAGATACTAATGAAGAAATTCTGCAACGAAAGCAAGTAGCAACCAAG CATTTGCCGGTGATCCAGTGCTCGACCATCGTCCGGTGCCGCGCCTGTCGGACTTACATAAACCCGTTCGTGTATTTTGTGGATTCCAAGCGGTGGAAATGCAACCTGTGTTACAGGGTCAATGACT TGCCGGAGGAGTTCCAGTACGACCCGGTCAGCAAGTCGTACGGCGAACCGTCGCGGCGGCCGGAGGTGCGCTCGGCCACCATCGAGTTCATCGCCCCCGGCGAGTACATGCTGCGCCCGCCGCAGCCCGCCGTCTATCTCTTTCTGTTGGACGTCTCGCTCATCGCCAGGGAGTCCGGGTATCTACAG GTGGTATGCGAaacaataaagaataatttagACGATCTACCGGGCGATGCGCGCACGCAGATCGGCTTCATATGTTACGACGCGCACATTCACTACTATCTGATGGGCGAGGGTCTCACCAGGCCTAAGGAGATGACTGTTCTTGATATCGATG ACGTGTTCCTCCCGTCTCCGGAGTCGTTGGTAGTGAACGTGGGGGAGCGGCGGGAACTGATCCGGGAGCTGTTGGGGGTGTTGGGTGCCCGGCACTCCGCCCCTGCGGCGCCCGGCAGCTCCGCGTGCGCCCTAGGGGCTGCCTTACAAGCCGCGTATAAACTGATG GCTCCCACGGGAGGAAGGATCACAGTCTTCCAAACATGTTTGCCAAACGTGGGTCCCGGGGCTTTACAGCCCAG GGAGGACCCGAACGCTCGTTCGTCAAAAGACGTGGCCCACCTCAACCCGGCCACGGACTTCTACAAGCGGCTGGCGCTGGACTGCAGCGGGGCGCAAATCGCTGTCGACTTGTTCCTACTCAACTCACAATATTCTGACTTGGCTACTCTCA GCGGCATGAGTAAATTCAGCGCGGGCACTGTGTACCACATACCCCTGTTCCGCGCGTCGCGCAGCTGGCAGGCGCAGCAGCTGAGCCGGACGCTGCAGCGCTACCTCACCAGGAAGATCGGCTTCGAGGCCGTGATGAGGGTGCGCTGCACTCG GGGCATATCGATCCACACATTCCACGGCAACTTCTTCGTGCGGTCGACGGACCTGCTGTCGCTGCCCAACGTGTCCCCGGACGCGGGCTTCGGCATGCAGCTCAGCATTGACGAGGCTCTGTCCGACCTGCAGCAGGTCTGCTTCCAGGCCGCCTTGCTGTATACCAGCAGTAAAG GCGAGCGAAGGATACGAGTGCACACACTGGCGTTACCGATAGCCAGCAATTTGACTGACGTGCTACACGCAGCCGACCAACAATGTATCATCGGATTACTTAGTAAAATGG CCGTGGATAGATGCGCGTCGGCGTCGATGTCGGAAGCGAAAGAGGCGTTGATGAATGTGGCGGTCGACGCGTTGTCCGCTTACAGACTGGCGCAGAACCTGTCCGCGGGCGCGCACAGCGCGGCGCTGCATGCGCCCGCGTCGCTGCGGCTGCTGCCGCTCTATCTCCTAGCTCTACTCAAGAGG AAAGCGTTCCGCACGGGTACGTCGACGCGGCTGGACGACCGCGTGGCGGACATGTGCGACATGAAGACGCTACCGCTGGGCGCGCTGCTGCGGGCCGTGTACCCGGACCTGTACCCGCTGCACAGTCTCCGCGACCACGTGTCCGCGCCGCAGCCCGGCGACGACGACTGTGCCGCGGCTGATCCGCCTCGGCTGCATCTCTCTGCTGAGAG AATAAACGCAACAGGCGCTTACCTTTTGGACGATGGAGAAACGATGATAATCTATATATGCCACGCCGTTAGTGCCGCCTTCCTATCGGATACGTTCGGAGTTACTGCCTTCAGCCAACTCGTGGATGAGGCGAGGAGCTTGCCCAAGATAGATTCTGAAGGAAACGTGCTGCTTCACGAGTTCATTGACAAGCTGAATGAAGATAGACCTTATGCGTCCAATATTCTTGTATTGAA AGACAACTCCCCATCCCGGCAAGTATTCACTGAGCGATTGGTCGACGACCGAGTGGAGTCCGCGTTCTCGTATTACGAGTTCCTGCAACACGTCAAGTCTCAAGTGAAATGA
- the LOC128671086 gene encoding uncharacterized protein LOC128671086 isoform X2: MNTDKDFMIIKQQSDVELETMATIYSVKIHYGPCNTFYCSTHKPGRLTGLRDRLQTMGYRVQLIPEKFENYCMIEMCGHEIFRCKLGNLMFNTSCELDPVCQRAVAAILDASRKFIRARCHLWVNTIIKRRISCIGSKHLIDHWAQKYDMDSFAPVSECVNCCGICSSQNK, translated from the exons ATGAACACCGATAAAGATTTCATGATAATCAAGCAG CAATCAGACGTAGAGCTTGAGACAATGGCTACAATATATAGCGTTAAAATCCACTACGGGCCGTGCAACACTTTCTACTGTAGTACTCACAAGCCTGGGAGATTGACTGGCCTGAGAG ATCGTCTGCAGACAATGGGCTACAGAGTGCAACTGATTCCAGAAAAGTTTGAGAACTACTGCATGATTGAAATGTGTGGGCATGAG ATTTTCCGCTGTAAGCTGGGGAATTTAATGTTCAATACGTCTTGCGAGTTGGACCCGGTGTGCCAGCGAGCCGTGGCCGCGATCCTCGACGCCTCTAGGAAGTTCATCAGAGCCCGCTGCCACCTCTGGGTGAACACCATCATTAAACGACGTATCTCTTGTATCGGCTCCAAACACCTGATAGATCACTGGGCGCAGAAGTATGATATGGATTCTTTCGCCCCTGTTAGTGAGTGCGTCAACTGTTGTGGTATTTGCTCCTCTCAGAATAAATAG
- the LOC128671086 gene encoding UPF0728 protein C10orf53 homolog isoform X1: protein MNTDKDFMIIKQQSDVELETMATIYSVKIHYGPCNTFYCSTHKPGRLTGLRDRLQTMGYRVQLIPEKFENYCMIEMCGHEVFRCNLKNLMYNTPFYMDPVCLRAVEAVQEARIKLMRARIHLWVTTLSRKAHFANEKLQLKNHWPEKLNLPSLAPLSTCLDCCGICSTKEK, encoded by the exons ATGAACACCGATAAAGATTTCATGATAATCAAGCAG CAATCAGACGTAGAGCTTGAGACAATGGCTACAATATATAGCGTTAAAATCCACTACGGGCCGTGCAACACTTTCTACTGTAGTACTCACAAGCCTGGGAGATTGACTGGCCTGAGAG ATCGTCTGCAGACAATGGGCTACAGAGTGCAACTGATTCCAGAAAAGTTTGAGAACTACTGCATGATTGAAATGTGTGGGCATGAG GTTTTCCGCTGTAACCTGAAGAATCTTATGTACAATACTCCTTTCTACATGGATCCGGTGTGCCTTCGCGCCGTGGAGGCCGTCCAAGAGGCGAGGATCAAACTGATGCGCGCGCGCATACACCTGTGGGTCACCACACTCTCGCGCAAGGCTCACTTTGCCAATGAGAAGTTACAGCTAAAGAATCATTGGCCCGAGAAGTTGAATTTGCCATCTCTCGCACCTTTAAGTACTTGCCTGGATTGTTGCGGTATTTGCTCGACTAAGGAGAAATAG
- the LOC128671086 gene encoding UPF0728 protein v1g117062-like isoform X3 — MATIYSVKIHYGPCNTFYCSTHKPGRLTGLRDRLQTMGYRVQLIPEKFENYCMIEMCGHEVFRCNLKNLMYNTPFYMDPVCLRAVEAVQEARIKLMRARIHLWVTTLSRKAHFANEKLQLKNHWPEKLNLPSLAPLSTCLDCCGICSTKEK, encoded by the exons ATGGCTACAATATATAGCGTTAAAATCCACTACGGGCCGTGCAACACTTTCTACTGTAGTACTCACAAGCCTGGGAGATTGACTGGCCTGAGAG ATCGTCTGCAGACAATGGGCTACAGAGTGCAACTGATTCCAGAAAAGTTTGAGAACTACTGCATGATTGAAATGTGTGGGCATGAG GTTTTCCGCTGTAACCTGAAGAATCTTATGTACAATACTCCTTTCTACATGGATCCGGTGTGCCTTCGCGCCGTGGAGGCCGTCCAAGAGGCGAGGATCAAACTGATGCGCGCGCGCATACACCTGTGGGTCACCACACTCTCGCGCAAGGCTCACTTTGCCAATGAGAAGTTACAGCTAAAGAATCATTGGCCCGAGAAGTTGAATTTGCCATCTCTCGCACCTTTAAGTACTTGCCTGGATTGTTGCGGTATTTGCTCGACTAAGGAGAAATAG